One region of Calonectris borealis unplaced genomic scaffold, bCalBor7.hap1.2 HAP1_SCAFFOLD_59, whole genome shotgun sequence genomic DNA includes:
- the LRRC4B gene encoding leucine-rich repeat-containing protein 4B: MAAPAPVRMPLPLPPPALLLLLLLLLAPAAPAAAPTSCPAACSCSNQASRVICTRRELLEVPASISVNTRYLNLQENHIQVIRTDTFKHLRHLEILQLSRNLVRKVEVGAFNGLPNLNTLELFDNRLTTVPTQAFEYLSKLRELWLRNNPIESIPSYAFNRVPSLRRLDLGELKRLEYISEAAFEGLVNLRYLNLGMCNLKEIPNLTALVRLEELELSGNRLGRVRPGSFQGLGSLRKLWLMHARVAAVERNAFDDLKALEELNLAHNELASLPHDLFAPLHRLERVHLHHNPWRCDCDVLWLSWWLRETVPSNTSCCARCHAPPALRGRYLGELEPGHFTCYAPVIVEPPADLNVTEGMAAELKCRTGTAMTSVNWLTPNGTLMTHGSYRVRISVLHDGTLNFTNVTVQDTGQYTCMVTNAAGNTTASATLNVSAADAAAAAAAAAAATGYTYFTTVTVETTDAGGEEPAPQTAPAPTAGWEIAGGSTAAPATRATGKPFTVPITAAAAGAGGGLQDLDDVLKTTKIIIGCFVAITFMAAVMLVAFYKLRKQHQRHKHRGGPARAVEIVNVEDELAGGTGGGGGGGGGTGGGGGGGGGGDNRLALPALERDHLDRYAAFAAHYGNSGAALGCGKNPLLNSVHEPLLFKSPSKENVQETQI, from the coding sequence ATGGCGGCGCCGGCGCCCGTTAGgatgccgctgccgctgccgccgccggcgttgctgctgctgctgttgctgttgttggccccggcggcgccggcggcggctccgACCTCCTGCCCGGCCGCTTGTTCCTGCAGCAATCAAGCGAGTCGGGTGATTTGTACCCGGCGGGAGCTGTTGGAGGTACCGGCCAGTATCTCGGTCAACACCCGTTACCTGAACCTACAGGAAAATCACATCCAGGTGATCCGCACCGACACCTTCAAACACCTACGGCACTTGGAGATCCTCCAGTTGAGCCGTAACTTGGTGCGGAAAGTAGAGGTGGGAGCCTTCAACGGCCTCCCCAACCTCAACACCTTGGAGCTCTTCGACAACCGCTTGACCACCGTCCCCACCCAAGCCTTCGAGTACCTCTCCAAGCTGCGGGAGCTCTGGTTGCGCAACAACCCCATCGAGAGCATCCCCTCCTACGCCTTCAACCGGGTCCCTTCCCTGCGGCGCCTGGACCTGGGCGAACTGAAACGTTTGGAATATATTTCGGAAGCCGCCTTCGAGGGTTTGGTCAACCTGCGGTATTTGAATTTGGGGATGTGTAACCTGAAGGAGATCCCCAATTTGACGGCGTTGGTTCGGTTGGAAGAACTGGAACTTTCGGGGAATCGGTTGGGTCGCGTCCGTCCTGGGTCTTTCCAGGGTTTGGGTAGTTTGAGGAAGCTGTGGTTGATGCACGCCCGGGTGGCGGCGGTGGAACGTAACGCCTTCGATGACCTCAAAGCTTTGGAAGAGCTTAATTTGGCCCATAACGAGCTGGCCTCGCTCCCCCACGACCTTTTCGCACCCCTGCACCGCCTGGAGCGGGTTCACCTCCACCACAACCCTTGGCGTTGCGATTGCGACGTCCTTTGGTTGAGTTGGTGGTTGAGGGAGACGGTGCCCAGTAACACCAGTTGCTGCGCCCGTTGTCACGCGCCGCCGGCGTTACGGGGGCGATACCTGGGCGAGCTGGAACCGGGGCATTTCACCTGCTACGCCCCCGTTATCGTCGAACCCCCCGCCGACCTCAACGTCACCGAAGGGATGGCGGCCGAACTCAAGTGCCGAACCGGTACCGCCATGACCTCGGTCAATTGGTTGACGCCCAACGGGACGTTGATGACCCACGGTTCGTACCGGGTGAGGATCTCCGTCCTCCACGACGGTACCCTCAACTTCACCAACGTCACCGTGCAGGACACGGGGCAGTACACCTGCATGGTCACCAACGCCGCCGGTAACACCACGGCCTCCGCCACGCTCAACGTTTCGGCCGccgatgccgccgccgccgccgccgccgccgccgccgccaccggttATACCTACTTCACCACCGTCACGGTGGAAACCACCGACGCCGGCGGCGAGGAACCGGCTCCACAAACCGCCCCGGCGCCAACCGCCGGTTGGGAAATCGCCGGCGGTTCTACGGCGGCGCCGGCTACCCGTGCTACCGGTAAACCCTTTACCGTCCCCatcacggcggcggcggcgggggcgggcggggggttGCAAGATTTAGACGACGTCTTGAAGACCACCAAGATCATCATCGGTTGCTTCGTGGCCATCACCTTCATGGCGGCCGTCAtgttggtggccttctacaagcTCCGCAAGCAACACCAACGCCACAAGCACCGCGGCGGCCCGGCGCGTGCCGTCGAGATCGTCAACGTGGAGGACGAGCTGGCGGGCGgaaccggcggcggcggcggcggcggcggcggcaccggaggaggaggaggtggtggaggcgGTGGGGACAACCGGTTGGCGTTGCCGGCGTTGGAGCGCGACCACCTCGACCGGTACGCCGCCTTCGCCGCCCATTACGGCAACAGCGGGGCGGCGCTGGGCTGCGGCAAGAACCCGCTGCTCAACTCGGTGCACGAACCCCTGCTCTTCAAGAGCCCCTCCAAGGAGAACGTGCAGGAGACCCAGAtctga